In Apis mellifera strain DH4 linkage group LG1, Amel_HAv3.1, whole genome shotgun sequence, the sequence ttttttttataaagtaattaacaaggataaaactttatatatagatattttttatatttttaagattttaaattttctgctAACTTTTCAAGCAATTAATCAAAAGAAGCTTTATGCTTTGGGTACGTTAGAAACTTTGCAtctaactatatatttttttgtcaataatgttccataatcatttaaattgatGGTAAAATTACAatgtacattatattatattatctaaataataatttaaatactattgaaattttaatgaatattatattgttgcaGCATGTTAATGAATCATATATGGAGACATATCAGTACTATTACAGTGGCAATTAAGgctctctcattttttttcatatttttttttttcattataaataatcatagaaTCAAATGAGCaggcattaatatttaaataaacctTTCTTTTATGCTACTCTCCTTCATTCGCATTTCCTTTCACAAAATCATTATAGCATACATTGCATTTATCTAcattaatcattttcatatcatttatGATACACTATTATCTATCGTAAGTATATATTACagctgataatttttaatgtttgaaTGCAATGAAtgcaattgtataaaaattctgtttAATGTGGcttttttactataataattatttgatgcatttcttaatttaattgatttgtaaaaaaaagttttttcttatcttatgtattttacataacaatatatgaaaaattatttgtatttattttatttcataacatatatttataataaatatctctttttttctttacaaaataaaattataattattctgtatagtattattaaagtacagtggtaaaattataaatatgaatgaataataatgtaaataatatttaaaaaaaaaataattgcatgtattataattgatcaagagtcttttttataatatttgcattaaatatattttttttgattatgaatatatagatataaattttaaattacattcttagaaatttaatattaaaaattcattaactaatataaaatatatttataagatcatgaatttgaattttgaatggattttttttcttaagtaaTTGtgctatatttgaaaattagcaATTATTAgacttacaaaatattttatgcatgaTTCAAATAAGCATGAattgaaatctatttatagatatgactttattttattataaaataattttaaaattttattttgcatgaaattataacattatattattcgctgaatgataattaattattttaaatattttctttttttgctttcaatttatatttatttttcatattagaattaaattttataattttataaaaaaattaatatttttttatgcatttatgatatttataaggTGTCATATGTTAACActtattggaaattattttttgcttaaaatattatgacacCTTCTTAGATATAGTTAACGCGCAACAGGCGCTTCCATTCATTTAAAGACGACGTTGTGCTGGCCTTAACGACGACTGGTATGGTCAAGGTGTGGACTCTTCTTGGGCATGAAAATCGTAATAGTGAACCTCTTTATGAACATGAAAGCAAACAAATACGATGTTTAAATGCACTTGCTATGACTTGTTGCCCATATAATCAAAGAACTGTATTAATTGTGTGCTCTAAACATTGGCAggtatatgttaattattattacaatttctcagattaattgatttttttactgataCAGTATCTACATTAGATATATGATGCTGGTgacttctctcttctttgttCAATTACTGCACCTTGTGGTGAACGCTGGATGTCTGGAGATTTTTTAGCTGCAGATAGAGTTATATTATGGAGTGATGAAGGTCATGGCTATCTCTATAAATTACCAGCTAAGTAcgtttttaaacgaaattatatattttttttatttttaatatattttttatattttgaacttgtcatgaaatattaaaatttctaaagaaattattgataatgacaaatttaaaatatatataaaacaaagatttgatagcataaatttgaaatattagattatacatttaatagattattaatttgttgctTATAGGATTCTGGTATATCTTGAAAGGtagtgtttttaaattaatgttgccaattaataataagaaaatgaataagaaaaaaaatttattaaaagaatgctTAATTTTGTAGCTTTATCAAGtactaatttgtatttatatgttctaacaaattttaaaataataagataattacaatttaagcAGTATGAAAGCTATAgaaatgtagaaatattttaaaaattttttatattatttttaatataaaatatatttgaaagaaaataatatgttgTTACAATAGtgatcaaagaaaaaatatttcatgaaataattaaaatgtagttagttattttaatgccaattcattctttttttgtgtatttcatttatgattagatatgtaaatgaatttttctcaatcaaatatacttttttcaaattcatttaatttaaagtttttaaaactaaatattattttatagaagcaCTTGCTGGCAATgcacatttaatatttgtttcatgtATATTGTTTTACTTCATTTGTcatgaatattcatattcaatcatattaaataGGAAATgctcatttattttctattttatattaatattaataattttaacaattaaataaaataatttatatgttatatcaagaaatataataatctttgaaatatatttcttatatatgttttttattaatttttttgtcttaagtatataattaaatatagattagaatatagattaaaaaaatttttttatgaaatgaatatagaattcttattaacttttatataaaaataaatagaactaTTTTGAGAttcataatatgaaaaaattcattctaatttattttaataatttcaaaaaaaaagaacaccaaataattaaaacaatcttattgtaattaaatatatttctaattttcatttgtcACAAATAATTCACAATGACTTTTTTTACGGTGATGTgtctttttcatataatacacATCTACTGCATTCTACGATGGATCTGGTGTTCTCTAGCAAGTTGAAGGGCAAGGCTCTTAGCAGGTAATCCTGCATTATCTGTTACACACTTTCTTCTTGTATTTTCTActgtaatttttatgttttttattttgctacatttttttacagatattttgcttattatttttttacagatttctttttatttctttactttcttttgttttcttccttattaaaaatgatgaatgaagtacattatttataattatcttgtataaatatgaaatattatttaaaatattttttaagatttataagaaaataacatctataaaaaaactatgttaataataataatattcattttcattttattttattaatctattttataatttttcttaattattgatttaaattaaaaataattaatcaaaatttttaaaatgaaattatacgaattttttctataatattataaaatattataaagatcatatatttaaattaaattaaatatatatattataattaaaataattatatatatatttattatgttatataatttaaatataattaattcatgtcttatttttttgataatatttttatattatacatatatatataatataaatctatattaaatcaaaatattattatataattatatagtctTATATTACATCTCTCTGCATTTCATATCTTGTGTTTTCATCTCTTATTTGTTTTAAGTTGCTTTATATGTATCttactttatattaatcaaataagataaataataattttaataaaaaatagtgcTGTGCCAGCTTATGTAGTTTTAGTAAGCTATACTAATTGCCAATCATATTTAGTTGCATCTattgttcaaatatatttatatattgaaacatatgtttctttatattatcttataacaaattattatataaataatataattatgcacTATTTTATGtgctatgaaatttattaaaatttattgatatgtattgtaaattgaataaatattattgaatatataaattgaataaattgaataaaaaattattaaaattaataaatattaaaaatatattattatttattgattgtaaaatattcttaatttatattatatactatgcatttcgttaaaatatattaaaatatattatgaattaatatttaaaattattattataatataatataaaaaataattttgaataattaaataatatattattcttattttttttttttatattgtatagtaGCGTTGcagacaataaaaatttccattctgCGGGTGTTGAATATGATCAACCTTATCTTTATTGTACTTTGATGCAACCTGGAGATAAggtaagtttaaaattaattagttagtttagcaatattaattttttgaaattatacaattgttgattattaatcattatactttcttttatttttagccTCTATCATGCCCTCCAGCAATGCGATTAGTTACAGTTCAAaaacaaagtaaaatattaaaatatttattacgtgGCGATAGTGAAGGAATTGTTCTTTGGACAGTTCCAGAAATAACAACTCAACAATTAACTCAAATTTGTCAGAATGATTGTTCTATTCCACTTTCATTACCACCAGCAGTAAAAACAAGTATTACTGCTGCTTGGGAGGAAATGAAACCATCACCAGTTGGAATATTAGATCAATTAGATAGTGGAGATGTTCATGGCATAAAATTAACAGCTAGTATATATTTACCACAACAAAGTCGTTTAGTTGTCGGTCGTGAAGATGGcagtattattattgttcctGCAACACAAACAGTCATGCTTCATTTACTTCATGGCAATCATCAACAATATGAtggtacaattttattaatttaaaaataatatttctctaagACTTTTGcttcaacaatattttttttattcaataaaacaatttaacatataaattgtaatatttacataaacttatttaatcaatcatttaatcaattatttaattattttcttttttattttattatggttTATAGATTGGCCTCCCCATCAAGTACTTTTAGGTCACTCTGGCCGAGTGAATTGTCTTTTATATCCACATGGAGCAGCTTCACGTTATGATCGGACACATCTTGTTTCTGGATCTGTTGATTTTGCCGTATGTTTATGGGACCTTTATGCTGGTACACTTATTCATAGATTTTGTGTTCATGCAGGTGAAATTACACAATTAATGGTACCGCCTGATAATTGTAGTGtacgtttatatattattatataaattattaaatttatttattaaattatattaataattatttattaaattatattgttaataaataatatcttataattattttacaaaactatataattttgtatattaaaattttgtagtttattaatacataatgaaagtttaatcatttttttagcCTAGAATACAGAAGTGCGTTTGCAGTGTTGCATCGGATCATAGTGTTACTTTGTTATCATTAGCAGAAAGAAAATGTGTTGTTCTTGCTTCTCGGCACTTATTTCCAGTTGTTACAATAAAATGGAGACCATTAGATGATTTTATGATAGTCGGATGTTCAGATGGTGCTGTGTATGTATGGCAAATGGAAACTGGTCATTTAGATCGTGTATTACAcggtacatataaattttttattttacttctcTAATGCTTTTCTAATAATGATCTTTGctctaaaagattttatatgtatatcagtgtgtatttgttttaaattaattaattataacatattataaatacaatttgttacatatttgttttattataattttctacaattattatttatgtacatgtatataatattttaaaatttatttttgtaaaattttaattgaaatttttacaggTATTATTGCAGAAGAAGTGCTTTATGCTTGTGATGAAAATACAATGGCTGCATCTGGAGGATCAGCTACAGGTGGTGAATTGGGATTAGCTAATCCTGCTGTACATTTTTTtaggtaaaatataaatattttacaaactatatattaaaattttgtagtttattaatacataatgaTAGTTACAATGATACTTATAAagtaaatgatagaaattttagatagaagaatttttaaaaatattaaaaatatttttttttatttcttaaattttttaaattttattttttcagaggTTTGAGACATAGAAATCTTTCTGCTATACGACATGCAACTCAAAGAGGATTACATCAGCTGCAGCAACTTCATGGTGGACAAGGAGTTGACCATGGAAACCAAATAAAGGCAAAAGGCACACCTTTAATGATTCAAGGATTTAGAAGTAATCCTAAAGATCCAGAaagtcatattttattttttgatatagagGCATTAATaggtaatattttctttattctttctttttaatatatatgtaaagaagtttaaaaaaaatagattgatattttcttttttatacatagTACAATTACTTAGTGATGAATATGGAGCAATGTCACCAGGTTCTTTGGAAGCACAAGGTCTCATTTCTGCTTCTGAATATCAAAAAGTTGCAGCACTTACACAATCTGCCAGTCCAGATgctcataaaaaaattgcaggtaaaatttttttcaattcttattattattcatatctatagatttatacatatagattctaattttaaatactaattatagtattattaaaagaaaaaaactaacATGCCACTTTATAGACTTTTTCGGTCGCGTCAAGGATAAGGCAGGCGACGTTGAACGAATTTTAAAGGAGAAGGATCGTCACGGTATTGTGTTGTTACAGTTTCATTTCGTAAATGATAGTTTGTgtgcaatttttttagagTAAAAATTTAGTAAGAATCTCACATAAAAtcattagttttattttatgcattacgtttgtataaataattatacaatatgtgTTTATGCgtactaaaattatttgttgcaTGTCTTGccatataaacaaatttatttatattgttaagatttaattttaatacattattttgtttgaatttataatatttatatcaaaactcTTGatcaattaacattttttatatatttatatatttattcagttcattatgtaaatttaaagaaaataatttattatgattagcgcttttttatttataatttattaatatattttttttattatttaaatattttgattcataAATACTTTtggaatgtttattttatataatatctatataaagttttatagtGCATTTAATTctcagttattattattcgtgaaGATTcgtattgaagaaaatatttatctattatgatAGATGATCATTTATAGCCAATTTCTTTCTATAGGTATATTGGCTAAAATGAAGGAGGGCGCAGAGAACGTACATACTAAGATTCAGGCCAAGGTGGAAAGCGTTGGCCTCAAGCCGTCGACTCTTGACGGCAAAGGTTAGCCATGATTTAAGAAAGATGGCAAAATTATTGTCATCTTTCTGTCATTGAAATTACGTGGcatgaatttttgttattagttTAGATTTGTCATCTGCtttccattttccttttttttataaatataaatataaatataaatataaatataaatatatatatatatatatatattatattatttaaaatatatttattatttattttaatatctaaattataagttattgaaattttactaatttcatttattatattcctattctattaaaaatttttgaacgtttattatattaattttttaatcataaaaatattctgatataTCTGATTATCtctatattctaattatttacgacataatattatattttgtcaaattaaattaaaatcagtatatatttttatatgtaatatacatttataatatattaattaatatatttatatatacatatatttttattttttataatatatatttttatttatgcaaattaagtaaaataatataaataaaaaaattaaaataaaaaaataacgctatgtttctaagaaaaattttttttaaaattaattgatttttttttcaaaaacataaataattttatttgaaaataattcattttatcattttgaattattattttttgatgttattgcaaattttattttattatatatgttaatttttttatttatagattttatatatatctataataaaatttttcatacatttcatattataaataatttaaaataaatatttattgctaaGATGTTAtgtgaatatatgaaaaattttgaagttataaatttatgttatatttaatttttttaaagtttttagatctaaaatctataaattgataattattataaaaattttactctttCACAGGTGATAATTGGAACAATAATGATGCtatgaaaaacaatttgaaacgAAATGGAGCTTTCAATGAACCAAATGCAACTATGGAAGTAGCTCAGCTTATATTAAGTTTATTGCATGCCTGGGGGATTGATCCAGATTTAGATCGCGTTTGTGAAGGGAAATTAGGTTTATTAAGACCTATGGTTCCCGTTTCATTTGGAGTCTTATCTAAAGGAGgtataaatgaatatgattTGGCTTAtgctcatatatatatatatgctcatAATTCaatgtttgaattattatgtttGAAAGGTTACAtgtcattattattaccaaCTTGGCAAACACAATTAGAACCAATTGGTGAACCTGCAACTCAATTAGAACAACGTTTACCAGCAGAATTAGTTAGACAGGAAAGACTTACAAGAGCTTTCACAGCAAGGGCACATTGGGAATTGTCTACCACATTAACTAGCAATCATTTATTAGCAGTAGTAGCTTTAGCAAATACTTTAATGTCAATGAATAATGCCACTTTTGTACCTGAACAAGAACGAAATCGAATAATGCATaggttaataattaatattattttttttgttttaaataattaatatgcaatatatatatatataatatatatataaatgttatttaatatacttagGCCTGGTAATAGATCTAcaataaattggaataaagcAGAAgaggaaaatgaagaaatttatacaGCACAACAAGCACAGATTAAACAAGGCTGGTCTCTTTTAGCAACATTGCATTGTGTACTTTTGCCTGATAAAATAGTTTCACAAAGTGGTATTAAGACATTTAAACGACCTCAAGTTGAAATGATGGCTCGCAGATGGCAACATCAATGTCTTGaggttaatattttattatattatagatgtatagaaagttatataaaacttacttgttactaaaataacaatatttcagATCCGTGAAGCTGCTCAAGCTTTATTACTTGCTGAATTAGGAAGAATGGGtccaaaaggaagaaaaactcTTGTAGATAGTTGGTCACAATATTTACCAATGTATAGCACTCAAGAACCTATTGCACCACAATCACAAAATCAAAGCCCACCAGCTCCTGGTAGCCCAATTCCTCCATCTGAATCACATACAGAAGaggaagatgaagaagaagaattagcaGAAGgcaagttatttataaaactttgcttatattattttaatttttaaaaagtataatttaattattttttatacttacatTAGCAGAAATAAATGTAGCTAGGAAACCATCAAGTGTGGCGGAATTGAAACGAAAGCAAACTACGGCAGTTGTATTATTAGGTGTAATAGGTGCAGAATTTGGACAAGATGTTACTACTACAAATCAAAAAAGAGATAATGAACAAAGGCGAAAAAGTTCAATCGTAGAAGGTTttggaattggaaataataatcttgctAGGCATACTAGTATGGCGCTCACGCATTTATTACATGCACCTCATTCACCAAAATTACCCTTACATACAGCATTACGAAGAGCTGCAATTGATCTCATTGGTAGAGGTTTTACAGTTTGGGAACCATATCTTGATGTATCAAaagtaagaataatattaataattacaaatgataaaatgtacattatttaaattaataatagttaaagaaattatatattggttTTATGCTGTATAATATAGGTATTATTGGGATTGTTAGAAATGTGTTGTGATGCTGATAAGTTAGTACCAAATATGACATATGGCCTTCCACTTACACCTCAAGCTGATACATGTCGTACAGCACGGCATGCTTTAACTTTAATAGCTACAGCTAGACCTGCAGCATTTATTACTACAATGGCACGAGAAGTGGCTAGATATAACACTTTACAACAAAATGCACAaacattaaatgtaaatatgagTGCAAGTGTTTTAGTAAAAGCAAAACCAGAAATACTTAGAATTGTTGaacaattaattgataaaatgcaAAGTGAAATGAGTGATCTCTTAGTTGAGGTAAGAATGCggatcttaaatattattatattaatattatattatagtaatgtgttaatatattatattaattgatatttattgataatctaGGTGatggatattattttacattgtcTGGATCCAGGTCATCTTAAAACTAAACCACTAAATGATGTATTTCCAGCAGTATGTAGATTTAATCAAGTaagttgaattattttaatattgaaataatatgttttaattttaaatttatttttgttaatttgtttattaaaaatatttgttaaatatttaatttataataaatatatctattctaGGTAAGTCATTGTCCAGCAACACGCAGAATAGCAGTAGGCAGCCGCAATGGTCAGCTTGCTTTATACGAATTACGAGGAAACGTTAAATGTCAAACAGTACCTGCGCATACATCATCTGTAACTGCATTAGCATTTTCGCCTGAAGGCAAGTTCCTGGTTAGTTATTCTTGTacggaaaataaattatgtttctggcaggtaagatattttttatttatttatatattttgagttaatagcataaaatttaaaaattaaatttaaataatttttaacatttccaGCAAACAAGTAGTGGTATGTTTGGCCTAGGAAATTCTCAAACACGTTGTGTAAAATCATATAGTACCGCACCCATTAATGATGTAGCACGATTAAATCCTATGCGACTAGCTCGATTGATATGGATAAACAATCGTACAGTTACATTAATGCTTGCTGATGGGTCTGAAACACGATTTAATGTATAACTTTAAAATGATCCCTTTCAATAgtggatgaataaaaaaaaattgaacattatataataaaatgggaTCAGTCTATAgcagaaatatgaaataattgttttagataaaaaaaaataaccaaaAGTGATGTCATGAATGTTGGTGCGCTTATTGGTACTTAATAGTACTAGTGCTAAAATAATCAGATATGGAACATACTCAAATGAAGTTCATCGTTGCACAATGCAGGATATGGTTTAGCAATTATCGTCAAATAtggtatgaaaatattttttttctaatctatacacaaacatatttctttttattccaactaaataatttaaatattttattttttgattgcgTATGAATACACTCCCATTTTGTGTTCTTGTTAGCGcctaaattttaacaaaaaagtattctttttatctagtaatttaattgtacattATTTGATTGctaactatataattataattccaaattatttaattaatatagaatttcatgaatttcattttgaaataaaataatataatgaaacgcTTTCatactgatatatatatgtatatcgtaAAATTCGTTGACCATTTCTATATGAGGATTGCGTGCTGTACTATATGTACTgtattatgcaatattatactattacgTGTGCTATTCAAAGCCACGATTACATATTCCTGAAACcccgatataataaatataatataatataaaaaaaagtggcTATCATGTGGAACCTCGCGTTGAAAGTACatacacatgtatatatacatattaaaaaaaaaaaagaaaaaaaaatgaattatcgcctgaaaatttgtatatacataatggCGAATCGTATAGATCAATATAACTCATATGAAATATCTTGTATCTAATTTATTCATGTATAATTGAACGCTTAAAATGAATTCctgttttacaaattttacatgTTATTTATTCACGTAATTTGTACTATTTaatgaaagttaaatatttctatatcttaTAGTTCTATGTTGAGatctgaattttaaaaatttgattgtgCATGTTTGGTACTTAGAACTAAAAAAGATCAagtgaaagtaaaatttaattatagattcttaatatacaaaataattttcaaatctaatattcagaaataataattaaatattatattttattttaagatttttacaaatattccatgtaaaaatgattattaatatttatttcatcgattaaaatgaaactattgaaagattaaaataattgtgtatagtatcatttatatgtaaattttttttgttattatttttttccctggAATAAGTTTTTTCACTTCCGAAGAGAAAATGAATAGATAAAGAATAtagatgatattaaatttatttagtataatttattatgattattgccTTTTATGAATTTCACACAATGTtctgtataaatatacaataataacacATATAATTGTACACATCTTAAAATCGATAAGTTATTACAGACATTGTGATTAATTTAACAAGTATTGtatgtacaatatttattacaatttaattatcatatatcgcacaaaatttaaatttttcaaaaaattttgaatataacatttggaattttaaaaaaatattttaaaaattgtaatttgttcAATCAATttggattatataatataatgttataatataattgttatcgataatatatgacgttcatcaaatttatttatgaatattttaaaaatatatgaattttatttattttttttttagaaatgttttAAGCTTTCTATGACAATATGCTTCAACAATGTGAGAcataaaatactattaattttaatttctttatttaaa encodes:
- the LOC412288 gene encoding WD repeat-containing protein 7 isoform X2; protein product: MTAGTSLVVPIVLWGRIAPTHCISCIYLSRDQKTLVTGCYDGQICLWQVDPETLKMTPRCLLVGHTAPIMCLSRASVIMEQNFIVSSSESGEMCTWDLVDGKCREAVKLSSVHTQMLPYVSAGGEDVRLFCSGYYPEVLVMDPFSLEVLFTLSSRVHPDWISALHVLRPAKRKGRFYVHTNDVVLALTTTGMVKVWTLLGHENRNSEPLYEHESKQIRCLNALAMTCCPYNQRTVLIVCSKHWQIYDAGDFSLLCSITAPCGERWMSGDFLAADRVILWSDEGHGYLYKLPAKILVYLESKLKGKALSSSVADNKNFHSAGVEYDQPYLYCTLMQPGDKPLSCPPAMRLVTVQKQSKILKYLLRGDSEGIVLWTVPEITTQQLTQICQNDCSIPLSLPPAVKTSITAAWEEMKPSPVGILDQLDSGDVHGIKLTASIYLPQQSRLVVGREDGSIIIVPATQTVMLHLLHGNHQQYDDWPPHQVLLGHSGRVNCLLYPHGAASRYDRTHLVSGSVDFAVCLWDLYAGTLIHRFCVHAGEITQLMVPPDNCSPRIQKCVCSVASDHSVTLLSLAERKCVVLASRHLFPVVTIKWRPLDDFMIVGCSDGAVYVWQMETGHLDRVLHGIIAEEVLYACDENTMAASGGSATGGELGLANPAVHFFRGLRHRNLSAIRHATQRGLHQLQQLHGGQGVDHGNQIKAKGTPLMIQGFRSNPKDPESHILFFDIEALIVQLLSDEYGAMSPGSLEAQGLISASEYQKVAALTQSASPDAHKKIADFFGRVKDKAGDVERILKEKDRHGILAKMKEGAENVHTKIQAKVESVGLKPSTLDGKGDNWNNNDAMKNNLKRNGAFNEPNATMEVAQLILSLLHAWGIDPDLDRVCEGKLGLLRPMVPVSFGVLSKGGYMSLLLPTWQTQLEPIGEPATQLEQRLPAELVRQERLTRAFTARAHWELSTTLTSNHLLAVVALANTLMSMNNATFVPEQERNRIMHRPGNRSTINWNKAEEENEEIYTAQQAQIKQGWSLLATLHCVLLPDKIVSQSGIKTFKRPQVEMMARRWQHQCLEIREAAQALLLAELGRMGPKGRKTLVDSWSQYLPMYSTQEPIAPQSQNQSPPAPGSPIPPSESHTEEEDEEEELAEEINVARKPSSVAELKRKQTTAVVLLGVIGAEFGQDVTTTNQKRDNEQRRKSSIVEGFGIGNNNLARHTSMALTHLLHAPHSPKLPLHTALRRAAIDLIGRGFTVWEPYLDVSKVLLGLLEMCCDADKLVPNMTYGLPLTPQADTCRTARHALTLIATARPAAFITTMAREVARYNTLQQNAQTLNVNMSASVLVKAKPEILRIVEQLIDKMQSEMSDLLVEVMDIILHCLDPGHLKTKPLNDVFPAVCRFNQVSHCPATRRIAVGSRNGQLALYELRGNVKCQTVPAHTSSVTALAFSPEGKFLVSYSCTENKLCFWQQTSSGMFGLGNSQTRCVKSYSTAPINDVARLNPMRLARLIWINNRTVTLMLADGSETRFNV